Proteins encoded within one genomic window of Sphingomonas sp. NBWT7:
- the truB gene encoding tRNA pseudouridine(55) synthase TruB — protein sequence MNGWLILDKPLGLGSTQGVSAVKRALRDGGYANAKIGHGGTLDPLASGVLPIALGEATKLAGRMLDSDKVYDFTVSFGTQTDTLDTEGAVIATSEVRPSRAAISAILPRFTGAIDQMPPAYSALKVDGRRAYDLARAGEAVVLASRRVTIYALSLVDAAPPAGETAAVTATFTAHVSKGTYIRSLARDIALALGTVGHVTYLRRTKAGPFDLAHAISLDKLGEVAKARSLEQVLLPLRAGLDDIPALPLTPDQAGALRQGRVLGGIAADDGQYFACLHDVPVALIEVQAREGRVVRGFNL from the coding sequence GTGAACGGCTGGCTGATCCTCGACAAGCCGCTCGGGCTCGGCTCGACGCAGGGCGTCAGCGCGGTCAAGCGCGCGCTGCGCGACGGCGGCTATGCCAACGCCAAGATCGGTCACGGCGGCACGCTCGATCCGCTCGCATCGGGCGTGCTGCCGATCGCGCTCGGCGAGGCGACCAAGCTCGCCGGCCGGATGCTCGACAGCGACAAGGTGTACGACTTCACCGTGTCGTTCGGAACGCAGACCGACACGCTCGATACGGAGGGCGCGGTGATCGCGACAAGCGAGGTTCGCCCGTCGCGCGCCGCCATATCCGCGATCCTTCCGCGCTTCACCGGCGCGATAGACCAGATGCCGCCCGCCTATTCCGCGCTCAAGGTGGACGGGCGCCGCGCCTATGATCTCGCGCGCGCCGGCGAAGCGGTGGTGCTCGCCAGCCGCCGCGTGACGATTTACGCGCTGTCACTCGTCGATGCGGCGCCGCCGGCGGGGGAAACGGCGGCGGTGACGGCGACGTTCACTGCGCACGTGTCCAAGGGCACCTATATCCGCAGCCTTGCGCGCGATATCGCGCTCGCGCTCGGCACGGTCGGCCATGTCACCTATCTGCGGCGCACGAAGGCGGGTCCGTTCGATCTTGCCCACGCGATATCGCTGGACAAATTGGGCGAAGTTGCTAAGGCGCGCAGCCTTGAACAGGTTCTTCTGCCGCTGAGGGCAGGGCTGGACGACATCCCGGCTCTTCCCCTCACTCCCGACCAGGCAGGGGCGCTCCGCCAGGGGCGTGTTCTGGGCGGGATCGCTGCCGACGATGGCCAGTATTTCGCCTGCCTGCACGACGTGCCGGTCGCGCTGATCGAGGTCCAGGCCCGCGAGGGTCGTGTCGTCCGCGGCTTCAACCTTTAG
- a CDS encoding thymidine kinase — protein sequence MAKLYFYYASMNAGKSTNLLQADFNYRERGMATMLFTAAIDDRFAAGTITSRIGLSAAATMFEADTNIAACVLDRHAEESIACVLVDEAQFLTAAQVDQLARLADIDRIPVLAYGLRTDFQGALFEGSARLLALADALVEIKSVCACGRKATMNLRVDAAGKPVAAGAQTEIGGNDRYVALCRRHFTAALTGEGG from the coding sequence ATGGCCAAGCTCTATTTCTACTATGCCAGCATGAACGCGGGCAAATCCACCAACCTGCTCCAGGCCGATTTCAACTATCGCGAGCGCGGCATGGCGACGATGCTGTTCACCGCCGCGATCGACGATCGCTTCGCCGCGGGTACGATCACCTCGCGGATCGGCCTGTCCGCCGCCGCGACGATGTTCGAAGCTGATACCAACATCGCCGCCTGCGTGCTCGATCGCCACGCCGAGGAGAGTATCGCCTGCGTGCTCGTCGACGAGGCGCAGTTCCTCACCGCCGCGCAGGTCGACCAGCTCGCGCGGCTCGCCGACATCGACCGTATTCCCGTGCTCGCCTACGGGCTGCGCACCGATTTTCAGGGCGCGCTGTTCGAGGGATCGGCGCGGCTGCTCGCGCTCGCGGATGCTTTGGTCGAGATCAAGTCGGTCTGCGCGTGTGGCCGCAAGGCGACGATGAACCTGCGCGTCGATGCAGCCGGCAAGCCGGTCGCGGCAGGCGCGCAGACCGAAATCGGCGGCAACGATCGCTACGTCGCGCTGTGCCGCCGCCATTTCACTGCTGCTTTGACGGGCGAGGGCGGCTGA
- the pnp gene encoding polyribonucleotide nucleotidyltransferase, translating into MFDTKKVSIEWGGKTLTLETGRVARQADGAVLATLGETVVLCAVTAAKSVKEGQDFFPLTVHYQEKFSSAGRIPGGFFKRERGATERETLVSRLIDRPLRPLFPEGFYNEINCIAQVMSYDGENEPDLLAMIAASAAMTLSGVPFMGPIGAARVGYKDGEYVLNPSDADVATGELDLMVAATHDAVMMVESEAKELSEDVMLGAVMFAHKASQQVIDAIIDLAEQAAKDPWELKQSADLSANKAKLKKLIGKDMEAAYKLTDKQARQTAINEARTKARDAFADLKEANPAEYLGTLKLVKKVEAEIVRGAILKTGRRIDGRDTKTVRPISAEVHFLPRAHGSALFTRGETQTIATTTLGTRDAEQMIDGLNGLSYQNFMLHYNFPPYSVGEVGRFGAPSRRDIGHGKLAWRALHAVLPSKEEFPYTIRVTSDITESNGSSSMATVCGGSLSLMDAGVPIKRPVSGIAMGLILEGKDFAVLSDILGDEDHLGDMDFKVAGTSEGITSLQMDIKIAGITEEIMRVALAQAHDGRAHILEEMNKALGETRTELSAHAPRIETLTVDKSKIRDIIGTGGKVIREIVATTGAKVDIDDEGVVKISSSDHSQIEAAVAWIKGIVEEAEVGKIYTGKVVNIVDFGAFVNFMGGKDGLVHVSEMKNERVEKPGDVVSEGQEVKVKVLEIDPRGKVRLSMRVVDQETGAELEDTRPAREPREPRGDRGPRRDGGGDRGGRGGDRGPRGGGDRGGDRGPRRDRGPRPEGGREGGSDEGSAPEFAPAFLTGNRD; encoded by the coding sequence ATGTTCGATACCAAGAAGGTAAGCATCGAGTGGGGCGGCAAGACGCTGACGCTCGAGACCGGCCGCGTTGCACGCCAGGCGGACGGCGCGGTGCTCGCGACGCTCGGCGAGACGGTGGTGCTGTGTGCCGTGACCGCCGCCAAGTCGGTGAAGGAGGGGCAGGATTTCTTCCCGCTGACCGTTCACTACCAGGAAAAATTCTCGTCGGCGGGGCGTATCCCCGGCGGCTTCTTCAAGCGTGAGCGCGGCGCGACCGAGCGCGAGACGCTGGTCAGCCGGCTGATCGATCGCCCGCTGCGCCCGCTGTTCCCCGAAGGCTTCTACAACGAGATCAACTGCATCGCGCAGGTGATGAGCTATGACGGCGAGAACGAGCCCGATCTGCTGGCGATGATCGCCGCATCGGCCGCGATGACGCTGTCGGGCGTGCCGTTCATGGGCCCGATCGGCGCGGCGCGCGTCGGTTACAAGGACGGTGAATACGTCCTCAACCCGTCGGACGCCGACGTCGCGACCGGCGAGCTCGACCTGATGGTCGCCGCGACGCACGACGCGGTGATGATGGTCGAATCCGAGGCCAAGGAGCTGTCGGAAGACGTGATGCTCGGCGCGGTGATGTTCGCGCACAAGGCCTCGCAGCAGGTGATCGACGCGATCATCGACCTCGCCGAACAGGCCGCCAAGGATCCGTGGGAGCTCAAGCAGAGCGCCGACCTGTCCGCCAACAAGGCCAAGCTCAAGAAGCTGATCGGCAAGGACATGGAGGCGGCCTACAAGCTGACCGACAAGCAGGCCCGCCAGACCGCGATCAACGAGGCCCGCACCAAGGCGCGCGACGCGTTCGCCGACCTCAAGGAAGCGAACCCGGCGGAATATCTCGGCACGCTAAAGCTGGTGAAGAAGGTCGAGGCGGAAATCGTCCGGGGCGCGATCCTCAAGACCGGCCGCCGCATCGACGGTCGCGACACCAAGACGGTGCGTCCGATCTCGGCCGAAGTGCACTTCCTGCCGCGCGCGCACGGCTCGGCGCTGTTCACCCGCGGCGAGACGCAGACGATCGCGACGACGACGCTTGGCACGCGCGACGCGGAGCAGATGATCGATGGGCTGAACGGGCTCAGCTATCAGAACTTCATGCTGCACTATAACTTCCCGCCCTATTCGGTCGGTGAAGTCGGCCGCTTCGGTGCGCCGTCGCGCCGCGACATCGGCCACGGCAAGCTCGCCTGGCGCGCGCTGCACGCCGTGCTGCCGTCGAAGGAGGAGTTCCCTTACACGATCCGCGTCACCAGCGACATCACCGAGTCGAACGGCTCGTCGTCGATGGCGACGGTGTGCGGCGGCTCGCTCAGCCTGATGGACGCCGGCGTGCCGATCAAGCGCCCCGTCTCGGGCATCGCGATGGGCCTGATCCTCGAAGGCAAGGACTTCGCCGTCCTGTCCGACATCCTGGGCGACGAGGATCACCTCGGCGACATGGACTTCAAGGTGGCCGGCACCTCGGAAGGCATCACCAGCCTTCAGATGGACATCAAGATCGCTGGCATCACCGAGGAGATCATGCGCGTCGCGCTGGCGCAGGCGCATGACGGCCGCGCGCACATCCTGGAAGAGATGAACAAGGCGCTCGGCGAGACGCGTACCGAGCTCAGCGCGCACGCGCCGCGCATCGAGACGCTGACGGTCGACAAGTCGAAGATCCGCGACATCATCGGCACCGGCGGCAAGGTGATCCGCGAGATCGTCGCGACCACCGGCGCGAAGGTCGACATCGACGACGAGGGTGTGGTCAAGATCAGCTCGTCCGACCACAGCCAGATCGAGGCGGCGGTCGCCTGGATCAAGGGCATCGTGGAAGAGGCCGAGGTCGGCAAGATCTACACCGGCAAGGTCGTCAACATCGTCGATTTCGGCGCGTTCGTGAATTTCATGGGCGGCAAGGACGGTCTCGTCCACGTTTCCGAGATGAAGAACGAGCGCGTCGAGAAGCCGGGCGACGTCGTGTCCGAAGGCCAGGAAGTGAAGGTCAAGGTCCTCGAGATCGATCCGCGCGGCAAGGTTCGCCTGTCGATGCGCGTCGTCGACCAGGAGACCGGCGCCGAGCTGGAGGACACGCGTCCCGCACGTGAACCGCGCGAGCCGCGCGGCGACCGTGGTCCGCGCCGTGACGGCGGCGGCGATCGCGGCGGCCGTGGTGGTGATCGTGGCCCGCGTGGTGGTGGCGACCGTGGCGGTGACCGCGGCCCGCGCCGCGACCGTGGCCCGCGCCCCGAGGGTGGCCGTGAAGGCGGCAGCGACGAGGGCAGTGCGCCCGAGTTCGCCCCGGCGTTCCTGACGGGCAATCGCGACTGA
- the rpsO gene encoding 30S ribosomal protein S15 has protein sequence MTITAERRQEVIKDHSRAEGDTGSPEVQVAILTERIRNLTEHFKGHAKDNHSRRGLLMMVNKRRSLLDYLRKKDGDRYLALIAKLGLRK, from the coding sequence GTGACGATCACCGCAGAACGCCGCCAGGAAGTCATCAAGGATCATTCGCGCGCCGAAGGCGACACCGGTTCGCCCGAAGTGCAGGTCGCGATCCTGACCGAGCGGATCCGCAACCTGACCGAGCATTTCAAGGGCCACGCGAAGGACAACCATTCGCGCCGCGGCCTGCTGATGATGGTCAACAAGCGCCGCTCGCTGCTCGACTATCTGCGCAAGAAGGACGGGGATCGCTACCTCGCCCTCATCGCGAAGCTCGGCCTTCGCAAGTAA
- a CDS encoding site-2 protease family protein yields the protein MTPDNVVYAAAVWIIPLVIAIVFHEVAHGLMARALGDPTAARLNRLSFNPLRHVDPVGTVILPLALALAKAPVFGWAKPVPVDGTRLRNPRWGMVAVALAGPGMNFALAAVAAVALGVLFGGAEAPPQGLAGFVLANLVNFLLINIFLAVFNLLPLPPFDGGHVVQGVLPRRLAVEWAKLARFGFPLVIILLVVVPMIWPGASIVAKLVGPPADWLVRQYLGFAQAFS from the coding sequence ATGACACCCGACAATGTCGTCTACGCCGCCGCGGTATGGATCATCCCGCTGGTGATCGCGATCGTCTTCCACGAGGTGGCGCACGGGCTGATGGCGCGCGCGTTGGGCGATCCCACCGCCGCCCGGCTCAATCGCCTGTCGTTCAATCCGCTGCGCCACGTCGATCCGGTCGGCACGGTGATCCTGCCGCTCGCGCTCGCGCTCGCCAAGGCGCCGGTATTCGGCTGGGCGAAGCCGGTGCCGGTCGATGGCACGCGGCTGCGCAATCCGCGCTGGGGGATGGTCGCGGTCGCGCTCGCCGGGCCGGGGATGAATTTCGCGCTGGCGGCGGTGGCGGCGGTGGCGCTCGGCGTGCTCTTCGGCGGGGCGGAGGCGCCGCCGCAGGGACTGGCGGGCTTCGTCCTCGCCAACCTCGTCAACTTCCTGCTGATCAACATCTTCCTCGCGGTGTTCAACCTGCTGCCGCTGCCGCCGTTCGACGGCGGGCATGTGGTGCAGGGCGTCCTGCCGCGGCGCCTTGCGGTGGAGTGGGCGAAGCTTGCGCGGTTCGGTTTTCCGCTCGTCATCATCCTGCTCGTCGTCGTGCCGATGATCTGGCCGGGCGCGAGCATCGTCGCCAAGCTCGTCGGCCCGCCCGCGGACTGGCTCGTGCGCCAGTATCTCGGGTTCGCGCAGGCGTTTTCGTAA
- the rbfA gene encoding 30S ribosome-binding factor RbfA — protein sequence MTEQPEKSVRTLRVGEQVRHILSEILQRGDVHDDVLVSHLVSVTEVRMSPDLRHATVFVKPLLGRDEEKVLKALRTNTAYLQREVAHRVKMKYAARLKFLPDESFDEGTHIDQLLRDPKVARDLDGDRG from the coding sequence ATGACCGAACAGCCAGAGAAATCCGTCCGCACGCTGCGCGTCGGCGAGCAGGTGCGCCACATCCTTTCCGAGATCCTGCAGCGCGGCGACGTGCACGACGACGTGCTCGTCAGCCATCTCGTCAGCGTCACCGAAGTGCGCATGTCGCCAGACCTGCGGCATGCGACCGTGTTCGTGAAGCCGCTGCTCGGCCGCGACGAGGAGAAGGTGCTGAAGGCGCTGCGCACCAACACCGCCTATTTGCAGCGCGAAGTCGCGCACCGCGTTAAGATGAAATATGCCGCGCGGCTCAAGTTTCTGCCCGACGAGAGCTTCGACGAGGGCACGCATATCGACCAACTCCTGCGCGATCCCAAGGTGGCGCGCGATCTGGACGGCGACCGCGGCTGA